The Aspergillus luchuensis IFO 4308 DNA, chromosome 7, nearly complete sequence genome has a segment encoding these proteins:
- the pex6 gene encoding AAA family ATPase peroxin 6 (BUSCO:EOG09260VTN;~COG:O;~EggNog:ENOG410PFF8;~InterPro:IPR027417,IPR003593,IPR003960,IPR003959;~PFAM:PF00004;~go_function: GO:0005524 - ATP binding [Evidence IEA];~go_function: GO:0016887 - ATPase activity [Evidence IEA]), with product MDLEHRDFNNSDQPRRRRRNAVRRRMRNRAPISARLSLDPQLRGNVGVVSEDLAGDLFHTTEGTGKETDIHYIAISPYQPGSNAVEDLAWTIIPVRPQSKERSSQSPLPHSTVLFPSSATSLQPFTDALSKLDPTRHTLQAQRPIEIQLLDVAPLPLDTIYVTVERDLLRNHDDVQNKFGGGFTPSQNGPNGHWAKAGKGGVEAKKQSKKAAAETEDRLTAAVRQALGAEKVVHTGDVLPLPLPPHPITYAPSPPARISYCEPVSQGLLMPTTKVVLIQARPQGHRSQRSLRSSSGLLKQVAEDEADDTSNEQFYSAAEDKPVESSTEVEATSTADESETEGSGNASDTSDDSLDDMISLAAPELPQPPSGVMSAMTAATPRAGGRRGDGTHTPGSVASNFTSTTMRPGRTNGGKVFKAEGLLRRVSSDLLHPRPREDDDTESFIFVDISTLAKIGCFSGDWVRIEATEEPQLNMFASIKLGSFNAQEEDSGNWRAAKIYGLPGLPSAKPRYSINQSGERRSSISQRAPTRLTPSVFVPPLLLNNLENPKYLRISPIAFAAANGAKPGLLHQVKSSVVRSPPLAKEVTLLKVSTPLSMDRVLQPALFAGLKQYFESKRRLLKGGDLVGISVDEGLGRAVFPVTTGGDTGAQDDDLTIRLGQVTDANHTASKKVGVAWFRVGQVVPSTSNEQDGPENQWGGVAVIDSATTRMVQAGSDVSRVPGTINNGWEYWLGVKTVPRAANDAPTPHGLITEAPQSFVPPLQQRIRDLMSVATSPRAIQLGMKPVVILIRSQQRHIGKATIANRACADIGLHTFPIDAYDILTEGGANGGDVKTEAYLKARAERAFHCGPECTALLIKHIEVLTADRIISAMADIVADARVVIATTTDVEQIPEGIRSMFTHEFEMGAPEEKEREGILRNAVTERGIKTSPDVDLSTVALKTAALVAGDLVDVVERASAARTARLEKLAELASKNAGQAVSVRDVLVSGGDAARGVTKVDFDAAVDAARKNFADSIGAPKIPNVSWDDVGGLTNVKDALIETIQLPLERPELFAKGMKKRSGILFYGPPGTGKTLLAKAIATEFSLNFFSVKGPELLNMYIGESEANVRRVFQRARDARPCVVFFDELDSVAPKRGNQGDSGGVMDRIVSQLLAELDGMNGGEENSGGVFVIGATNRPDLLDTALLRPGRFDKMLYLGVSDTHEKQSTILEALTRKFTLSPDLSLRRVADRLPLTYTGADLYALCSDAMLKAITRKATAVDEKIKQLPGEPVSTAYFFDHLATPEDVAVMVTEEDFKEAQDELVPSVSAKELEHFERIRQTFESVDKQKQESGNSAPQTIEEVLEALKSGDQLEFSMDGPTTNGDSHVNDAGKGKGKQVPSGQSASGKGKGKSPAGTGGKSKNKLVAMPNGDSDSSLDGPTADRGTGRGYDDVGEDDEDGVTNGGDEDYIIRTDHLAQDGGSK from the exons ATGGACCTCGAACACCGTGACTTCAACAACTCAGACCAGCCCAGGCGGCGGAGACGGAATGCAGTGAGGCGACGAATGCGCAATCGGGCACCCATCTCCGCCCGTCTCTCGCTGGATCCTCAGCTCCGCGGGAATGTCGGGGTTGTGTCCGAGGATCTGGCCGGTGACCTCTTCCACACTACCG AAGGGACTGGAAAGGAAACAGACATCCACTACATCGCCATCTCGCCGTACCAACCGGGATCGAACGCGGTTGAGGATCTAGCCTGGACCATCATTCCCGTTCGGCCGCAGTCCAAAGAACGCTCTTCCCAGTCGCCGCTCCCTCACTCCACCGTCCTTTTCCCAAGCTCGGCGACTTCTCTGCAGCCATTTACCGATGCCCTGAGCAAGCTTGATCCCACTCGTCATACCCTCCAAGCGCAACGTCCCATTGAGATTCAGCTGTTGGATGTTGCGCCTCTACCTTTGGACACCATCTACGTGACTGTAGAGCGGGATCTCCTCCGGAACCACGACGATGTTCAGAACAAGTTTGGCGGAGGTTTTACGCCCAGTCAGAATGGCCCCAACGGACATTGGGCGAAGGCAGGGAAGGGTGGTgtcgaggccaagaagcagtCGAAAAAGGCGGCAGCGGAGACGGAAGATAGGCTGACGGCTGCTGTACGGCAGGCCTTGGGAGCTGAGAAGGTGGTGCATACTGGCGATGTACTGCCCCTCCCACTACCGCCCCATCCCATCACCTATGCCCCGTCCCCGCCTGCACGTATCTCTTACTGTGAGCCGGTTTCTCAGGGCCTGCTAATGCCAACGACCAAAGTGGTTCTGATTCAGGCACGGCCACAGGGCCATCGGTCACAGCGAAGCTTACGGTCGAGCTCGGGTCTCCTGAAGCAAGTCGCGGAAGACGAAGCAGATGACACGTCCAACGAACAGTTCTACTCGGCCGCGGAGGATAAGCCGGTGGAGAGCAGCACAGAGGTCGAAGCTACATCAACGGCAGATGAGTCGGAGACGGAAGGCTCAGGAAATGCTAGCGACACATCGGACGACTCCCTAGATGACATGATCTCTCTTGCTGCTCCCGAGCTACCTCAACCGCCGTCCGGCGTCATGTCCGCGATGACTGCTGCCACACCTCGGGCAGGTGGTCGCCGTGGGGACGGTACACATACCCCTGGGTCCGTGGCGTCTAACTTCACCTCTACGACTATGCGCCCTGGGCGAACAAACGGCGGGAAGGTGTTCAAGGCGGAAGGCTTGCTTCGGAGGGTATCGAGCGACCTTCTCCACCCCAGGCCacgggaagatgatgataccgAATCATTCATCTTTGTGGATATTAGCACACTTGCAAAGATTGGTTGTTTTTCAGGAGACTGGGTCAGAATTGAGGCCACTGAAGAACCGCAGCTGAATATGTTCGCCTCTATTAAGCTTGGAAGCTTCAACGCACAAGAGGAGGACTCTGGAAATTGGCGTGCTGCTAAGATATACGGACTCCCAGGCCTGCCATCGGCTAAACCTCGGTATTCGATCAACCAGTCTGGCGAGCGACGGTCGAGTATCTCTCAGCGTGCGCCAACGCGCTTGACTCCTTCCGTCTTCGTCCCGCCTCTGCTCTTGAACAATCTTGAGAACCCGAAATATCTACGCATCTCCCCGATCGCTTTTGCTGCGGCCAATGGAGCTAAGCCTGGTCTTTTGCACCAGGTGAAGTCAAGTGTCGTGCGGAGCCCACCTCTGGCGAAGGAAGTAACTTTACTTAAGGTGTCTACCCCATTGTCCATGGACCGTGTTCTTCAACCGGCTCTGTTTGCTGGCCTCAAGCAATATTTTGAATCGAAACGACGACTACTTAAAGGTGGTGATCTTGTGGGAATCAGCGTTGATGAGGGACTCGGTCGAGCCGTCTTTCCTGTAACAACTGGTGGTGACACTGGTGCCCAGGATGATGACCTGACTATTCGTTTGGGCCAGGTTACTGATGCTAACCACACCGCATCCAAGAAAGTGGGCGTCGCCTGGTTCCGCGTTGGACAGGTTGTCCCTAGCACGTCCAATGAGCAGGATGGCCCCGAGAATCAGTGGGGAGGTGTTGCTGTTATCGATTCAGCCACCACCCGAATGGTCCAGGCCGGTAGTGATGTCAGCAGGGTACCAGGCACTATCAACAATGGATGGGAATATTGGCTTGGAGTCAAGACAGTTCCACGGGCCGCCAACGACGCTCCGACTCCGCATGGCCTTATCACGGAAGCCCCACAGTCGTTTGTTCCTCCGTTGCAGCAGCGCATTCGAGACCTGATGTCAGTGGCAACCAGCCCCCGTGCGATCCAGCTGGGCATGAAACCGGTCGTCATCCTGATCAGGTCCCAACAGAGGCATATCGGCAAGGCGACCATCGCAAACCGCGCTTGTGCTGACATTGGTCTTCATACATTCCCCATCGATGCGTACGATATTTTGACCGAAGGTGGTGCCAATGGAGGTGATGTGAAGACCGAAGCATATTTGAAGGCCAGAGCAGAGCGCGCTTTCCACTGTGGGCCGGAATGCACTGCTCTTTTGATCAAGCATATCGAAGTCTTGACTGCAGACCGCATCATCTCAGCGATGGCTGATATTGTGGCGGATGCGCGAGTCGTGATCGCGACCACCACGGATGTGGAGCAGATCCCTGAAGGCATTCGTAGCATGTTCACGCACGAGTTTGAGATGGGTGCCCCGGAGGAAAAAGAACGTGAGGGAATTTTGCGCAACGCTGTCACCGAACGTGGTATCAAAACATCACCTGATGTTGATTTATCCACTGTGGCCCTGAAGACCGCGGCTCTGGTTGCGGGAGACTtggtggatgttgttgagcGGGCCTCAGCCGCAAGGACGGCTCGTCTCGAGAAACTGGCAGAACTGGCAAGCAAGAACGCCGGCCAGGCTGTTAGCGTTAGGGATGTACTGGTCTCCGGTGGAGACGCGGCACGAGGAGTTACGAAGGTTGATTTTGATGCGGCAGTTGATGCCGCCCGAAAGAACTTTGCTGATTCCATCGGTGCACCGAAGATCCCCAACGTCAGCTGGGACGACGTGGGTGGTTTGACCAATGTCAAGGATGCTCTGATTGAAACTATTCAGCTACCGCTCGAGCGACCCGAGTTGTTCGCTAAAGGCATGAAGAAGCGAAGTGGTATCCTATTCTACGGACCTCCAGGTACCGGCAAGACATTGCTCGCGAAGGCTATTGCGACCGAATTCTCTCTGAATTTCTTCTCCGTCAAGGGACCGGAGCTGCTCAACATGTACATTGGAGAGTCCGAAGCGAACGTACGCCGAGTCTTCCAGCGGGCCCGGGATGCTCGGCCTTGTGTTGTTTTCTTCGACGAATTGGACTCCGTCGCACCTAAGCGAGGCAACCAAGGAGATAGTGGCGGCGTCATGGACCGCATTGTCAGTCAACTTCTCGCGGAGCTCGACGGTATGAACGGGGGTGAGGAAAACAGCGGTGGCGTCTTTGTCATTGGTGCCACCAACCGGCCCGACCTCCTTGACACGGCTCTCCTTCGTCCTGGTCGGTTCGATAAGATGCTCTATCTGGGTGTCTCCGATACCCATGAAAAGCAGTCTACTATTCTAGAGGCCCTGACGAGAAAGTTCACATTGTCGCCGGATCTATCGCTCCGCAGAGTGGCCGATCGGCTGCCTCTGACCTACACAGGTGCCGATTTGTACGCCTTGTGCTCGGATGCTATGCTCAAGGCCATTACGCGCAAGGCCACGGCTGTTGACGAAAAGATCAAGCAGCTCCCTGGAGAGCCGGTCAGCACGGCGTACTTCTTCGACCACTTGGCCACACCAGAGGATGTGGCGGTGATGGTTACGGAGGAAGACTTCAAGGAAGCACAGGATGAGCTGGTTCCTAGTGTTAG TGCCAAGGAACTGGAACATTTCGAGCGGATCCGACAGACATTCGAATCGGTTGATAAGCAGAAGCAGGAGTCGGGCAATTCCGCGCCCCAAACCATCGAGGAAGTGCTGGAGGCACTCAAATCGGGAGACCAACTAGAGTTCAGTATGGACGgacccaccaccaacggaGACTCGCATGTCAACGATGCCGGAAAGGGTAAAGGCAAGCAAGTACCCAGTGGCCAGTCTGCTAGTGGGAAAGGTAAAGGGAAGAGCCCTGCAGGAACAGGCGGCAAGTCGAAGAACAAGCTCGTGGCCATGCCGAACGGCGACTCGGATTCGTCTCTGGACGGACCGACGGCCGACCGGGGCACGGGACGAGGCTACGATGATGTTggcgaggacgatgaggatggggtgaCCAACGGGGGAGATGAGGACTATATCATCCGTACTGACCACTTAGCACAGGATGGTGGATCCaagtga
- a CDS encoding multicopper oxidase (CAZy:AA1;~COG:Q;~EggNog:ENOG410PKIJ;~InterPro:IPR008972,IPR011707,IPR011706,IPR033138, IPR002355,IPR001117;~PFAM:PF00394,PF07732;~go_function: GO:0005507 - copper ion binding [Evidence IEA];~go_function: GO:0016491 - oxidoreductase activity [Evidence IEA];~go_process: GO:0055114 - oxidation-reduction process [Evidence IEA]), which produces MSLQTYLIAIITYFGFPSFHGSQQPSLQYPLQLDNADLTPPAPKDLSFIPPGAAEETLGEPFRCQYPSMAADYTYNPTPENRSIWLKHRTNSSLDFDINTDYETRWPVGIERKYILTVGERSLNLDGIEFPYAKVFNNSYPGPWIQACWGDWINITVKNNLRRNGTAIHMHGLRMLSNGLMDGVPGVTQCPIAPGDTFNYVFNTTQYGTTWYHSHYSLQYSDGVLGPLTIHGPTSANFDKAIDPIIFTDHNHQSAFQLYYQEQFANNSTRVPPKQTSILLNGHGSYAGSFPERRYHKKVQPGKKYILRLINGSTDTTFIFSIDGHNLTVVGMDLVPVQPYTTDHIYVGIGQRYHILLETKTDFSDSMNMAYWIRTDPATGCHNFETIPDARQGILWYGGGSHPPIPTTNAHAYNNTCSDMLGLVPVVPWTIEEPPPIIPMVRYTMAQSSIETMSVTIGQWNLSAVGDDPEVTVNFWQFLNDTLWVNYAEPTVNHLDPPYNSSAVIYLAAEAQPAQTTWNYMLIIGGNIVATPPVTGGNLAPNAHPIHLHGHDFAVLQYSTDKYNSSEDLDLNLENPRRRDAVLLPQNGFIVIAFKTDNPGSWTLHCHIAWHASAGLAFQVLEEQPAFKAGIEDSTVARIQLDRTCQNWDVWFANASNHWNPNGRFQDDSGI; this is translated from the exons ATGTCTCTCCAGACCTACCTTATTGCTATTATCACTTACTTCGgatttccatccttccatggATCTCAACAACCCTCGTTGCAATACCCATTGCAGCTTGATAATGCAGATCTTACGCCGCCTGCTCCCAAAGACCTCTCTTTCATACCCCCTGGTGCCGCGGAAGAGACTCTTGGCGAGCCTTTTAGGTGTCAGTATCCTTCCATGGCAGCTGATTATACCTACAATCCTACGCCGGAGAACCGAAGCATCTGGCTCAAGCATCGGACCAATTCTTCGCTGGACTTTGACATAAACACGGACTATGAAACGAGATGGCCTGTTGGGATTGAACGCAAA TACATCCTCACAGTGGGCGAACGATCGTTGAACCTGGATGGAATTGAATTCCCCTATGCCAAGGTCTTCAATAATAGCTATCCTGGGCCTTGGATCC AGGCATGCTGGGGTGACTGGATAA ACATCACCGTCAAAAACAATCTCAGGAGAAACGGGACCGCAATCCATATGCACGGACTCCGGATGCTAAGCAATGGTCTCATGGATGGTGTGCCTGGGGTAACCCAATGTCCCATCGCACCTGGAGACACCTTCAACTATGTTTTCAATACAACCCAGTATGGCACAACATGGTACCATAGTCACTACAGTCTTCAGTATTCTGATGGCGTGTTGGGTCCATTGACCATCCACGGACCGACATCGGCAAACTTCGACAAAGCCATCgaccccatcatcttcacggaccacaaccaccaaagCGCCTTCCAGTTGTACTATCAAGAGCAGTTTGCGAATAATTCGACCCGAGTTCCACCGAAGCAAACGAGTATTCTGCTTAATGGACATG GAAGCTATGCTGGTTCTTTTCCGGAGAGAAGATACCACAAGAAGGTTCAACCT GGCAAAAAATACATTCTCAGACTTATCAATGGGTCAACTGATACtaccttcatcttcagcatTGATGGTCATAACCTCACAGTGGTCGGCATGGATCTGGTGCCAGTCCAACCCTACACGACAGACCATATATATGTTGGAATAG GCCAGAGATACCATATCCTCCTCGAGACCAAAACCGACTTCAGTGACTCCATGAATATGGCCTACTGGATCCGAACCGATCCTGCCACCGGGTGCCACAACTTCGAAACCATCCCCGACGCCAGACAGGGTATCCTCTGGTATGGAGGCGGCTCACATCCGCCGATCCCGACAACGAACGCACATGCATACAACAACACCTGCAGTGACATGCTAGGCTTGGTGCCGGTTGTCCCATGGACAATAGAAGAGCCacctcccatcatcccaaTGGTACGATACACCATGGCACAGTCGTCTATCGAGACAATGAGCGTTACCATTGGCCAGTGGAATCTCTCAGCGGTGGGAGATGACCCCGAGGTGACTGTCAACTTCTGGCAGTTCCTGAACGATACTCTTTGGGTGAACTACGCGGAGCCAACAGTCAATCACCTCGATCCTCCATATAACAGTAGTGCTGTCATCTACTTAGCTGCTGAGGCTCAGCCCGCGCAGACCACATGGAATTACATGCTGATAATCGGTGGTAACATCGTCGCTACGCCCCCAGTAACTGGAGGCAATTTGGCACCCAACGCACATCCA ATTCACCTCCACGGCCACGACTTTGCCGTCCTACAATACTCCACCGACAAGTACAACAGCAGCGAAGACCTAGACCTGAATCTGGAGAACCCACGCCGTCGCGATGCCGTCCTTCTCCCACAGAATGGCTTTATTGTGATTGCATTCAAGACCGATAATCCAGGCTCCTGGACTCTACATTGCCATATTGCATGGCATGCTTCTGCGGGTTTGGCTTTCCAGGTCCTGGAAGAGCAGCCGGCTTTCAAGGCGGGTATTGAAGACTCTACTGTTGCGAGAATTCAATTGGATCGGACGTGTCAGAATTGGGATGTTTGGTTTGCGAATGCTTCGAATCATTGGAATCCAAATGGGAGGTTTCAGGATGATTCGGGGATTTGA